The segment CGCCACCAGGGAGGTGTCCACCTTCGCCGCTCCGCTTGCGAGAATCAGCAGCGGAGCGCCGTCGAGCTCGAAGACCAGGCTGTTGGCGATCGCTGCGAGGTCGCATCCCAACAAGGAAGCTGCCGCGACTGCCGTGGGGACTTCGTCGTCGAAGGTGCACACCGTGTCTTGGGCGCCGGCCGCCGTCAGGGCCAATTTAACCTTCAGGACCGGGGTGGGGACCATCTTAGTAGCCTTGGGCATCCAGGATCGCGTCTTCCTCTTCTTCGGCTGTTGGCCGCTTTGACTTCCGAGGCGCAGGTGCGGTGCGGCGGGGCAACGCACTGATTTCTTCGTCCTCATCCTCGGCATCAATCTGCGCATTGCGGGCCTGTTGCCTGGCCGCATAAGCGAAACCGACGAACATCAGCACGCCGAACGCAAACCACTGCAGGGAATAGGACAAGTGCGTGCCCTCATCCGTGGCCGGCTTGGGGAACGGTGCGGGCATCGACTGGACGGCGGGGGACTCAGTGGCGAGTTGCCCGTAGGCGCCGGTCAGTATGGGGTATCCGAGTTCCGTGGCGAAGGAAGGGAGATCGATCGAGGCCAGCTGGCCATCCACGGCGCCGCGACCCAGGTCCGGTTCGGAGGCTTTCAAGCGCGCGACGACGGTGACCTCACCGGCCGGGGGGGCCGGGATGCTGTCTGGGTGGCCGGGAGTATTGTTCCCGATAGGCAACCAGCCGCGGTCCACCACGACGGCTTCGCCGCTCGACAAGCGGAACGGCACCACTACTTCGTAGCCAGGCTGGCCGTTGAGGGGACGGTTGCGGACGACGCGTTGGCCGGAAGTGTCATAGCGTCCATGCAATTCCACCTGTGTCCATTCCCGCTCGGGATTCAGGGACTGGAACTCTGCTTTGGCGGCAGAAAAGGGAATCGGAGTGGCCGAATAGTTCGTCACAACCCGGTTGATCTCCGCCAACGTCTCCGCCCTGCGATCCATTTGCCAGCGGCCGAGGAAAACGCAGCCCGCAGCGAAGATCACCGCCAGAACGAAGTAGCCCAGCCATTTGCTGGAAAAGAGAAAGCGGTACATTCAGCGGACCTCGCCTGGGTCGGTGGTGGTGCCGGGATCGAAAGGTATTGTCCCTTTCCACAGGCCGCGGGTCTGGAGGTAGTCCTCCAGCCATTCCCGGTGCTCCTGGCAGGACAGCCACACCTTGCGGCGCTCGGGGGTATGGATGCGGGGGTTGTTCCACAAGAGTTGCCACGTTGCTTCGGCGCGGCAGGCCTTGCGGGAGCACACCGCCGGGGGCGACGGACGATGACCGGCATCGTATTGGTTCTCCAGGCCGGCGCCGCCCGTTGTGAAGATATTCATGAAGCCGCCTGTTCTTCCCCGCTGTGCGGAGAATTCACCGCATCGCTCCCCTGGATATCGTCAGCTTCCGTGCCGGAACCGTCCTGGCGGGGCGCGTCGTCGTCAATAAGTTCGCCCTCCAAGACCGTGGCGGAGGCCGTGGGGCCTTCCGCTTCCCCGGAGGGGGACGCTTCCAGTTCGACGGCCGGAACGTAGTCCAGCAGGGCATCGCTGTGGACTTCGGCTTTGTCGCTGCCATTGGCAATCACCACGGCAATCCAGGGGAGGAATACGGCCCCGGCGACGGCGATGATCTTGAACCAGCCATCAACCACGAAGATGAGGATGAGGCATACCAAGCGGATACCCATGGCCACGGCGTACTTGATCATCCGTTCACGCATGTCGTCCGAATGGGCGGCAGCTGCATCGGTAATGCTGTGCACCACAGGGTCACCTGAGACGGCGTCCGGGTCTCCGGGCGCCTGCTGCAGGGGACTGTTATCTTTTGTCACGGCTGATTCATCACGCTCCAACGGCTTCTCCCAATTCTCTCACCATGGAACCGGGGCGCCCAAACTGCGCGGGAAACCGCCGCCAGGGGCCAGAGGCTTCCGGCGGCTAAGATCGATGCAGGAAATTAGCCACCTTCAAGCGGCGCTACGCTGCCGCGGAACTCCGGAGACCAAATGTCTGAAGCAGTATCAACGCCCCGCAGTGTCCTCATCACGGGCGGAAACCGCGGGATCGGCCTGGCCATCGCAGAGTCCTTCCTTGCCAATGGAGACAAAGTTGCCGTGACGTACCGCAGTGAAACCGCCCTTCCCGCGGGCATTCTTGGCGTCAAGGCCGATGTGACGGACGAGGCTTCCCTTGACGCGGCGTTCAAGGAGGTCGAGGCTGCCCACGGTCCCGTTGAAGTCTTGGTTGCCAACGCGGGGATCACCAAGGACACACTTCTTTTGCGGATGAGCGAGGACGACTTCACTTCTGTCATCGACACCAACCTCACGGGTGCCTTCCGGGTCATTAAGCGGGCTTCGAAGGGCATGATCCGCATGCGCAAGGGGCGGGTTGTGCTCATCTCCTCCGTGTCGGGTCTCTACGGTGCCCCGGGACAGATCAATTACTCGGCGTCGAAGGCGGGCATGGTGGGCATCGCCCGTTCCCTGACCCGCGAACTCGGCAGCCGAGGCATCACAGCGAACGTCGTGGCCCCGGGTTTCATCAACACGGACATGACTGCAGAACTTCCGGAAGAGACCCAGAAAGCCTATTTGGCGAGTGTTCCGGCGGGGCGCTTTGCCGAAGCGTCCGAGGTCGCCAACGTGGTCCGTTGGATTGCCAGTGACGAAGCCGCGTACATCTCCGGTGCCGTGATCCCCGTGGACGGCGGCCTGGGCATGGGCCACTAGGGCCCGCTTTGCCGGCCAAGTCAGGGCTTGGACTACTAAACCTGCCCCGGGGTTCTTTGTGGGGATTCCACAGGCGTCATCAGGGATCCCGCTGGCATGATTGACTCGGGGCTAATAGAACTTGGATGTTTTGAACAAGTTGGACGTTTTGAATAAAGGAGCATGAATGGGACTGCTGGACAACAAGACGGCGATCGTCACCGGTTCTTCACGCGGTATCGGCGCTGAAGTAGCCAAAATCCTGGCTGGCGAGGGCGCCGCCGTCGTCGTCAACTACCGTCAAAAGGCCCCGCGGGCCAACAAGGTGGTAGGCGAGATCCAGGCGGCTGGCGGCCGGGCTGTCGCCGTGGGCGCGGACCTGACCACCCAGGAAGGTGTCCAGTCGCTGGCCAGCGCCGCCATGGAGGAATTCGGTTCGCTCAACGTCCTGGTACTCAACGCTTCGGGCGGCATGGAATCCGGCATGGAGGGGGACTACGCCCTCAAGTTGAACCGGGATGCCCAGATCAACATGCTCAACGCCGCAGTTCCGCTGATGCCCGAAGGTTCCCGCGTGGTCTTCGTCACGAGCCACCAGGCGCACTTCGTGGAGACCGTTCCCACGATGCCCGAGTACGAGCCGGTTGCCCGCAGCAAGCGCGCGGGCGAAGACGCACTGCGTGGACTGCTCCCGAACCTCGCCGAGAAGGGCATCTCCCTGGTGGTTGTTTCCGGGGACATGATCGAGGGCACCGTGACGGCAACGTTGCTCGACCGTTCCAACCCTGGCGCGATCGAGGCCCGCCGTGCCGAGGCCGGCAAGCTGTACTCCGTCGAGGAATTCGCCGCCGAGGTCGCCAAGATGGTTACTGCCGACGTCGAAAGCGGCCACACTGAATACGTTGGCGGCGCCGACTACTTCGGCAAAAGCGCCTGAAATTTTTTAGCGCATAAATTAGGGCGTAAAGAGCGGCCCGGGACTGGCTGAATCGCCCAGTCCCGGGCCGCTCTTGTGTTGCTTCTGTGGTGCATGAATTCCAGCTAGACGCCCGCGATATGGCGGACCGCGTCCAGGTACGGCATATTGATGGCGGCATCAGCCACCGCTCTCACGGCTGGCTTGGCGTTGAAGGCGACGCCGATGCCCGCTGCGCCGAGCATGTCAAGGTCATTGGCTCCGTCGCCCACGGCAATCGTGTGCTCCAGGTCGATCCCTTCGGCAGCGGCCCACTCGCGAAGGTACTTCTCCTTGGCGGCGCGATCGATCACGTCGCCAAGCACCTTGCCTGTCAGCACGCCGTCGACGATCTCGAGTTCATTGGCGATCCAGTAATCCAGCCCGAGTTTTTCCGCGATGGGCTGCAGGATCTGGTTGAAGCCCCCGGACACCACCGCCACCGCATGCCCGGCAGCCTTGAACGCGGCAACGAGTTCCGCCGCGCCTTCGCTGAGGCGCACCTCGGCCCGCACCGCGTCGACGACGGCGGCCGGTAGTCCTGCGAGCACCGCGACGCGGGCGTGAAGACTCTGCGCGAAATCCAGCTCGCCACGCATTGCTGCCTCCGTGACGGCCGTTACTTCCTCGCGCTTGCCGGCGTGCGCGGCAAGCAGTTCGATGACTTCCTGCTGGATCAGGGTGGAATCGACATCCATGATCAGGAACTTACGTGTTGCGTCGCGCAGGGCGTCGGCGACGATCGCAGTGTCCATGCCCGGAGCTGCGGCGTCGGCGACCAGGCGGCGAATGCCGGACAAATCGGCAGCAGTGGTCCCGTCAACGGCCAGGCCAAGGATGTAGACCCCGAAACGCTCGTCCCCGGAACGCGACTCAGACGTGAAGGAAGCCCCCGAACCGGCCAGCACCTTGCGCAAGTGGTCAAGCTCCGAAGGGGACAAATTCACGCCATAGCTGACCGCGGTCAAGTTCGAACTCATGGCTGCAATCTTAGCCAGCGTAGTAGCGCCGCCCGAATTCCTGTTTCATTCAAGGCGCCGCACAAACCGTGTGAGCGAAGTTTCGGTTATCTATCGCCCCTCTTTTTGTCCTAGTGTCTACTCCTATGAGTGATGTTCTTGAATTGGCTTCCGTCAGCGTTGTCCGAGGTAGCAAGATCCTGCTGGATAAGATCGACTGGCAAGTCAACGAAGGCGAACGCTGGGTCATCCTCGGCCCCAACGGTGCCGGCAAGACCACTCTTCTCCAGATCGCTGCCGCCCGGATGCATCCCACCAGCGGAAAAGCCGGAATCCTTGACGAGACGCTCGGCCGGGTCGATGTGTTTGAGCTCCGCCCGCGCATCGGCCTCTCCTCCGCGGCCTTGGCCACGCAGATCCCCGAACACGAAAACGTGCTGAACGTCGTGGTCACCGCCGCCTACGGTGTGACCGGCCGCTGGCGCGAGGGGTACGAGCGCGACGATGAGCGACGAGCCTTCGGCCTTCTCAACGAGTGGGGCATGGGGCCGCTGCTGAACCGTTCCTTCGCATCGCTTTCCGAGGGCGAGCGCAAGCGCGTACAAATCGCCCGTGCCCTCATGACCGATCCCGAACTGCTCCTGCTCGACGAGCCAGCCGCGGGCCTGGACCTGGGCGGACGCGAGGAGCTCGTCCACAAACTTGGCGAACTCGCCCGCGACGAGGACGCACCTGCCATGGTTCTCGTCACCCACCACTTGGAAGAAGTGCCGCCGGGCTTCACCCACGCCATGTTGCTGCGCGACGGCGGAGTGGTCGCCGCGGGACCCATCGAAGAGGTCTTGACGGCGGAACACCTCAGCGACACCTTCGGGCTGCCCTTGGACGTGAGCGAGAACTCCGGCCGCTACACGGCCACCGCCCGCCGCTAGGCCCGGGCACCAAGAAACTGTGGAGATCCTTAGCGGCATCCTGATCTTTTTCGCGGGCTTGTGGGCCGGAACCATCAATAGCGTGGTCGGCTCGGGCACGCTGGTTACGTTCCCGGTCCTCATCGCTTTGGGCTACGCACCCGTCACTGCGACCATCAGCAACGCCATGGGCCTCGTGGCGGGCAACGTCACCGGAGCCTGGGGCTACAGGCATGAGCTCCGGGGCAGGGGCCGCCAACTGCTTCGGCTCTTGCCCGCGTCCCTTCTCGGCGGCATCACGGGTGCCTGGCTGCTGCTGCACCTGCCGGAGAAGGTCTTCTACTACGCGGCTCCCATCCTGATTGTCCTCGCGCTGCTCATGGTCCTCTTCCAGCCCAAACTGCAACGGTGGGTCCAGGACCGGGCAGGCAACCCGGAACACGCCATCCACGACAAGCGGCACACCGTGATGCTCGTAGTACTGGTGTACCTCGCCGGGGTCTATGGCGGCTATTTCGTCGCTGCCCAAGGCATCCTGCTGGTCGGCATCCTGGGTGTTTTCATGACGGGCACCATCCAGAACGCCAACGCGATGAAGAACATTCTGGTGTTGGCCGTCAACGTCGTGGCAGCGTGCTCCTACCTCTTGTTCGCCTTCGGCCGGATCGAGTGGCCAGTCGTGGCAATCATCGCGGCCAGCTCATTGATCGGTGGGCTCATCGGCTCCAAAGTGGGGCGGCGCCTGAAGCCCCTCGCGCTACGCATCGTGATCTTCGCCCTCGGCATCGTGGCCCTCGGCTTCATGATCGCCAACCTGCTGAAATAGGAATCCGGTGACCTTCCACTACCTTGAAACCGCTGACGACCCGCGGGTTGCCGACTACACCCAACTCACGGATGTCCACCTTCGCAAGCTTCGCGAGCCGGAGGAAGGTATGTACATTGCCGAATCGTCCCGAGTCCTGCGGCGGGCCCTCGCAGCCGGGCACAAGCCCCGTTCCTTCTTCCTTGCGGAGAAGTGGTTGGAAGACCTCGACGACGTCTTCCAGCAGTTCCCTGACGTGCCGGTCTACATCGGCAAGGCTTCCCTGCTCGAGGAAATCACGGGATTCCATCTACACCGCGGTGCCATGGCCGCCATGCATCGACCTGTACCGGTGCCTCTCGAGGAGCTCCTCGCCGGGGCACACCGCGTGGCTGTCTTGGAGGACGTCGTCGACCACACGAACGTCGGTGCCATCTTCCGTTCCGCGGCTGCGCTTGGCGTGGACGCCGTGTTGGTCTCGCCGCGCTGCGGGGATCCCCTGTATCGCCGCAGCGTCCGGGTGAGCATGGGCACCGTTTTCCAGGTTCCATGGGCTCGGCTTGAGTCCTGGCCGGATGACCTCGAACGGCTCAAAGATCAGGGCTTCACCGTGGCCGCCATGGAGCTGACCGACGACGCCGTGGACCTCGACGTCCTTGCCGCAAGTAACCCCGGCAAACTCGCCCTCGTGCTCGGCACCGAAGGCGCGGGCATGAGCCCGGAGACGCTCGCCGTCGTCGACCTCGCAGTGAAGATTCCCATGCGCGCCGGCGTCGATTCGCTCAATGTCGCGGCCGCGTCCGCGGTGGCCTTCTGGGAACTGCGCCCGCGCAACTGAAGAGGCTGGTTCAAGCAAGGGTGCAGTTTCCGCTATGATTGATTGTTGGCCCGGCACTGGGTATCTGTTATCAGTGTGCGGACCGAATCCATTCATACCTGGCAACTGGCAAAATCCAGCTGCGTGAACAAAAGGTCCCATTATGAAGTCTGATATCCACCCGAAGTACGAAGCTGTTGTTTTCAACGACTTGGCTTCCGGCGTCAAGTTCCTGACCAAGTCCACCGTGTCTTCCAAGAAGACCATCGAGTGGGAAGACGGAAACACCTACCCGGTTATCGACGTCGAAATCTCCTCGGAGTCCCACCCGTTCTACACGGGCAAGCAGCGCATCATGGACTCTGCAGGCCGCGTCGAGCGCTTCAACGCTCGCTTCAAGGGCTTCGGCGGCAAGAAGTAATCAACTTCACCTCCAAGCTTCTGTGAAAGCCCGCACCCGTCGTATCTTCGGCGGCTGCGGGCTTTTGCGTTTTCCGGCAGGATGGAAACCATGACTTCCACCATGCCATTCCAACATGACGGCCCCCTGCTCCATGGCGAATACAAGGTCCCCGGCGGAAAACTTGTGGTTGTTGACCTCGACGTCTTGGACGGGCGGTTCGCGAACGTTTCGCTCAGCGGCGACTTCTTCCTGGAGCCGGACGAGGCCCTGCTGGAGATCAACCGGGCGCTCACGGGCCTTCCGGAAAGTTCGACGCCGGCAGAGATCTCCGCTGCCGTTACCGAGGCATTGCCTGCCGACACAGTCCTGTTCGGCTTTTCCGCCGACGCGGTCGCCGTTGCTGTCCGCAGGGCGCTGTCCAAGGCCAGCGGGTGGGCGGACCACCAGTGGGAGGTCATCCCGCCGTCGGTCCTTCCCACGCACCTCAACGTCGCGTTGGACGAGGTCCTCACAGCTCAGGTCGGGGCCGGGCTCCGCAACCCCACCTTGCGCTTCTGGGACTGGGAGGAGCCCTCAGTGGTGATCGGCAGCTTCCAGTCCTTCCGCAACGAGGTGGATCCCGACGGCGTCGCGCGCCACAGCATCACGGTGGTCCGCCGCATCAGCGGCGGGGGAGCGATGTTCATGGAAGCGGGCAACTGCATCACCTATTCGCTGTATGTGCCACAGAGCCTGGTCGATGGCATCAGCTTTGCCGATTCCTATGCCTTCCTGGACGTGTGGGTCATGGCAGCACTGGAACAGCTGGGCATCACTGCGTTCTACGTCCCCCTCAATGACATCGCCACCGAACAGGGCAAGATCGGCGGTGCCGCGCAGAAACGACTCGCGAATGGCGGGATGCTGCACCACGTCACCATGAGCTACGACATCGATGCCGACAAGATGGTCGACGTGTTGCGCATCGGCAAGGAGAAACTTTCCGACAAAGGCACCCGCAGTGCCAAGAAGCGCGTGGATCCACTGCGACGGCAAACCGGTCTCGCGCGGACGGAGATCATCAAAGCCATGCAGGAAGTTTTCACCGAGCGGTACGGCGCCATGGAGTCCCGCATCACCGATGCCGAATTGGCAACAGCCCGGGAGCGGGTGCAGTCAAAATTCGGTACCGCGGAATGGCTACACCGGGTTCCCTAGGACTCGTCCCGTGGCTTGTGCCGTCAACGCGCGGAACATATGGCTCCGCTGTTCAATGATGATGCGCCGGAGCGCGCGCGGGGCGGCCGGGTGAGTGGCAAGCCAATCGTCCGTACGCCGAAGCACCGGATGGTCCGCCGGAGCCATTCCCCCGGAGAGGTCCTGGGCCGAGGGGAACAGTCCGCGCACAATCCGGCTCGCGATCTCGATGCTCCGGGACTGCCAGACACTTTCCAGACAATCGAAATATTGCTCGGTAAAACCGTCCAACAGGCCTGACGGGGCAAGGGAGAAGCCGGCGATCGTCGCGCTCAGGATCTCGTTCGAGAGCGTGGTGTTGTTGATTGCGGCATCCCATGCGGCTGCTTTGACTGCCGCCTCGGGACGGGCGGCAGCGGCCAGCGCATGGCCTTCGCGTCCGGCAGCGGTGTGGTCCCGGGAAAGTTCGGCATCCAGTTCCGCGAGCCCCGCCGCCCCATTGGCTGCCAGCGCTTGCCACAGGCTCCACCGAAGATCCGCGTCCACCGTCAGTCCATCCACTGTGATGCTTCCCGAGAGGATACCGCGGAGGAACTCAACGTAGGCACTATCATGGCGCGACAACTCGGCGAGGGTCCTCGCCCAAGCAAGTTGCTGGTCTGAACCCGGCCCGGAGGTGCGCAGCTGCATCGCGCTGCTCGCCATCAGTCTCTCCCGGACCTCGTCACGCTGCGGAGCCGGGATGTAACGCTCGACGGCGGTCACTGCGTTCCCCAAAACGTTCAGCAGCACGCCGATCCCTGATTCGGCAGGGGCGAAGCGTTCGACGGCGGCGACGTACAGCGCCGCCGGGGTAACGGCGTCGCGCGCTGAATCCCACAGGGCTGTCCAGCACAACGCCCGGGCCATGGGGTCGCTGAGGCGGTCCAAGGAGGAACGGACCGTTGCCTCGGACCCCTCATCCAGCCGGACCTTGGCGTAGCTGAGGTCGTCGTCGTTGACGAGGAGCAGGGCCGGGCGCGGTTTACCTGCCAGTGCGTCCACTCTGGTCTCGGCCCCTTCAACGTCGATCTCGACGCTCTCGGTGCGGAGCAAGCTGCCGCCGTCGTCAAAATTGTAGAGACCGATCCTGAGCCTATGCGGGCGGTGTTCCTGCCTGCCTGTGGCCGGGTCTACGGAAGCCTGGCGCAGGGTAACGGACTCCATGGCATCGCCGCTCCCGGAGATCTCCGCCGCAATGGTGGAGATCCCCGAGGTCTGCAGCCACTGCCGGGCCCACGTTCCAAGGTCCCGGCCCGATGCGGTGCGCAAGGCTTCGAGGAGGTCGGCCAGCGAGGTGTTGCCGTATTCATGATCCCGGAAGTACCGTCGCGAGCCGGCAATGAACGCCTCGAACCCGACGTAGGCCACCAATTGCTTGAGGACGGATGCGCCCTTGGCATAGGTAATGCCGTCGAAGTTCTGCTTGGCAGCTTCCAGATCGGGGATATCCGCAACGATGGGGTGCGTCGTGGGCAACTGGTCCTGCACATAGGCCCAGGACTTGCGTTTGTTCGCGAAATTCACCCAGGCGCTGTCCCAGTCCGTGGCTTTGTCCACGCCTAGGGTGCCCATGTAGTCGGCGAAGGATTCCTTGAGCCAGAGATCATCCCACCAGGTCATCGTCACGAGGTCACCGAACCACATGTGGGCCATCTCGTGCATGAGGGTATTGGCGCGGGCCTGGTATTGCGCATCCGTGGCCCGGGACGTGAAGACGTACTTCTCGGTGAAAGTGACCAGTCCGGGATTTTCCATGGCACCAAGGTTGTATTCGGGCACGAACGCCTGATCGTACTTGCCCCAGGGATAGGGATAGTCGAAGAGCTCGTTGAAGAAGTCCAAGCCCTTCTTCGTCAAGCGGAAAAGTTCGGCCGCGTCGAAGGACTCATGCATCGACGCGCGGCAGAAAAGCGCCAGCGGAACCTCGAGGCTGGTCCCGTCGTCGAGCGTCTTGCTCCAGTGATCCGTGGCGCGAAAATAGGGGCCGGCCAGGACGGTGGTGATGTAGGTGGACATCCGCTTGGTGGTGGCGAAGTCCCAGCGGCTCGTGGCAGGATCGGTGGTCAGTTGCGTTCGGGCGGCTTCGGCGCCGTTCGAAGCCACCTGCCACCCGGATGGCGCCATGACATGGAAGGTGAATTCGGCCTTCAGGTCCGGTTGCTCGAAATTCGCGAAGACGCGGCGGGCATCCGCCGGTTCATATTGTGTGTAGAGGTAGCACTGTCCGTCGGCCGGATCGACGAAGCGGTGCAGTCCCTCCCCGGACCGGCTGTAAAGGGCCGTACCGGTGACGGTGACTTGGTTTTCGGGCTGAAGGTTTTCGAGGCGGATCCTGTCGCCGTCCACCACCGCAGCGACGTCAAGTCCCTTCCCGTTGAGGAAGACGCTGTGCACTCCGCCGTGGATGAAGTCCAAGAACGTGGACGCGCCGGGCTCGGCGGAGAAGTTGATGACGCTGCGGCTTGTGTACCCGGGCACCTCGGGGTCCGCTGCTTCGCGGACGTCGAGTGAGACATCGTAGCTGTGGGTGCTGATCAGGGCTGAACGGGTGGCGGCCTCAGCGCGCGCCAGATTGTGATTCGACACTCCACTATCTAATCATGAGCCCTGCGGCGCCCAGGCCCAGCAACGCGATGAGGAGCCAGGAGCCCAGGGCAACCAGCACTGCGCGGCCCCCGGTGTGCAACAACGTGCGGATGCGGACCGCCGAACCCAGCCCGAACAAGGCGGAGGCGAGCAGTATGTCCTGGATTCCTCCCGCGGCCTCCAGGACGCCCGGGCTGAGCCAACCCAGTGAACGGGCAGCTACCATGGCGATGAATCCAAGGACGAAAAGGGGAACGATCGGTGGGAACTTGCCGTCGTCGTCGTTCGCCTCGATGCCGTTGCGCGACTTCCGCCGCATCGACCATCGTTGCGTGAGGCCAGCTACGGCAACGATGGGGGCCAAGAGGATCACGCGCGTCAGTTTCACGACGACGGCGAGTGCCAAGGCCGCCGGACCGGCAGTCTGTGCGGTGGCAACCACTTGACCCACGTCGTGGACTGAGGCGCCGGTCCATGCGCCGAACCGTTCCGGGGTCAGCCCCAAGGGGTACATGAGCAATGGCAGGACGCCGATGGCGAGCGTGCCGCACAGGGTGACCAAGGCAACGGGCAAAACCGTGTCCTGGTGTTTGATGCGACGCACCGCAGCCATGGCTCCAATCGCTGATGCTCCGCAGATGGAAAAGCCGGTGGCGATCAGCAAGGCACCATCGCGCGGAAGCTTTACCAAGCGGGCGAGCCCATACGTGCCGGCGAAACTGAGGAGTACGACGGCGGCAATCAGCGCGAGCGCGAACCAGCCAAGGTCAAGGACGTCCACAACACTGACCTTCAAGCCCAACAGGACGATCCCTGCCCGCATGTGGTGCTTGCCGGCGAAGTCCAGGCCCGGGCGGGCGCGCCCGGCGGCCCATGCCGCCGTGCCCGGTATATTTGCAGCTAGCAAACCCAGCGCTACAGCCGCCGTCATGGCAGGGATGGGGGAAACCAGGGTGTGGACAATGAAGGCAAGCCCGGTGGCTGCCACTGACATGACAATCCCTGCTCCCACTCGGGAGACGGGTGCCGGAAAACGCTTGGGGTGCATTCGTCAACCTTGAAGCATGCACGAGGTGAAACGCGAACCGGGATCGAACCTGGAGTCGCAAAATGCAGGACGCGAAATGCGTTCGTAATCGAAAAGGTGATTGTCTGAATCCCATGTCAGAGCTATTCCGGGATTACTCCGAGGCCGCCGCCCGTTCCGGCGCCTACGACGAAATGTTCACCCCGGGCGCGATTGCCCGAAAATCCTACGGCCAGGTAGACGGCGCGCTTCGTGAGCTTTCGCTTGCCGATGTGAGTGCTCGGGCCGAGTCGATGGCGCGGACCTTCCTGGACCGCGGCGTGACCTTCGATTATGCGGGGGAGGAGCGACCCTTCCCTTTGGATATCGTGCCGCGGGTGATTCCGGCTGATGAGTGGGATGTTCTGGAGCGTGGGGTAGCGCAGCGTGTGCGCGCGCTTGAAGCATTCCTGGACGATGTCTACGGGCGGATGGC is part of the Arthrobacter methylotrophus genome and harbors:
- a CDS encoding lipoate--protein ligase family protein — translated: METMTSTMPFQHDGPLLHGEYKVPGGKLVVVDLDVLDGRFANVSLSGDFFLEPDEALLEINRALTGLPESSTPAEISAAVTEALPADTVLFGFSADAVAVAVRRALSKASGWADHQWEVIPPSVLPTHLNVALDEVLTAQVGAGLRNPTLRFWDWEEPSVVIGSFQSFRNEVDPDGVARHSITVVRRISGGGAMFMEAGNCITYSLYVPQSLVDGISFADSYAFLDVWVMAALEQLGITAFYVPLNDIATEQGKIGGAAQKRLANGGMLHHVTMSYDIDADKMVDVLRIGKEKLSDKGTRSAKKRVDPLRRQTGLARTEIIKAMQEVFTERYGAMESRITDAELATARERVQSKFGTAEWLHRVP
- a CDS encoding YeiH family protein encodes the protein MSVAATGLAFIVHTLVSPIPAMTAAVALGLLAANIPGTAAWAAGRARPGLDFAGKHHMRAGIVLLGLKVSVVDVLDLGWFALALIAAVVLLSFAGTYGLARLVKLPRDGALLIATGFSICGASAIGAMAAVRRIKHQDTVLPVALVTLCGTLAIGVLPLLMYPLGLTPERFGAWTGASVHDVGQVVATAQTAGPAALALAVVVKLTRVILLAPIVAVAGLTQRWSMRRKSRNGIEANDDDGKFPPIVPLFVLGFIAMVAARSLGWLSPGVLEAAGGIQDILLASALFGLGSAVRIRTLLHTGGRAVLVALGSWLLIALLGLGAAGLMIR
- the pepN gene encoding aminopeptidase N, which gives rise to MSNHNLARAEAATRSALISTHSYDVSLDVREAADPEVPGYTSRSVINFSAEPGASTFLDFIHGGVHSVFLNGKGLDVAAVVDGDRIRLENLQPENQVTVTGTALYSRSGEGLHRFVDPADGQCYLYTQYEPADARRVFANFEQPDLKAEFTFHVMAPSGWQVASNGAEAARTQLTTDPATSRWDFATTKRMSTYITTVLAGPYFRATDHWSKTLDDGTSLEVPLALFCRASMHESFDAAELFRLTKKGLDFFNELFDYPYPWGKYDQAFVPEYNLGAMENPGLVTFTEKYVFTSRATDAQYQARANTLMHEMAHMWFGDLVTMTWWDDLWLKESFADYMGTLGVDKATDWDSAWVNFANKRKSWAYVQDQLPTTHPIVADIPDLEAAKQNFDGITYAKGASVLKQLVAYVGFEAFIAGSRRYFRDHEYGNTSLADLLEALRTASGRDLGTWARQWLQTSGISTIAAEISGSGDAMESVTLRQASVDPATGRQEHRPHRLRIGLYNFDDGGSLLRTESVEIDVEGAETRVDALAGKPRPALLLVNDDDLSYAKVRLDEGSEATVRSSLDRLSDPMARALCWTALWDSARDAVTPAALYVAAVERFAPAESGIGVLLNVLGNAVTAVERYIPAPQRDEVRERLMASSAMQLRTSGPGSDQQLAWARTLAELSRHDSAYVEFLRGILSGSITVDGLTVDADLRWSLWQALAANGAAGLAELDAELSRDHTAAGREGHALAAAARPEAAVKAAAWDAAINNTTLSNEILSATIAGFSLAPSGLLDGFTEQYFDCLESVWQSRSIEIASRIVRGLFPSAQDLSGGMAPADHPVLRRTDDWLATHPAAPRALRRIIIEQRSHMFRALTAQATGRVLGNPV